Proteins encoded together in one Mycolicibacter minnesotensis window:
- a CDS encoding DUF3107 domain-containing protein: MEVKIGVTDSARELVISSAQTPDEVEKLVAAALGKGAESAVLSLTDQKGRRYLVQSAKISYVEIGVADSRRVGFGIGSDVAAEASSA; this comes from the coding sequence GTGGAGGTCAAGATCGGGGTCACCGACAGCGCGCGCGAACTGGTGATCTCCAGTGCGCAGACGCCCGATGAAGTCGAAAAGCTGGTTGCCGCCGCGCTGGGCAAGGGCGCCGAGAGCGCCGTGCTGTCGCTGACCGACCAGAAGGGCCGCCGTTACCTGGTGCAGTCCGCCAAGATCTCCTACGTGGAGATCGGCGTCGCCGACAGTCGGCGGGTCGGTTTCGGCATCGGTTCTGACGTCGCCGCCGAGGCCAGTTCCGCTTAG
- a CDS encoding ferritin-like fold-containing protein, with translation MNSVPSADAETQPCTPRLSADHPGVNELFAALAYGEVAAFYRLTDEARMAPDLRGRISMAAMAAAEMGHFELLREALERRGVDVVPAMSKYATALDNYHRLTMPSTWLEALVKTYIGDAMAADFYLQIADGLPDEVADVVRSVLAETKHSQFVVDEVRGAVTASAKQRSRLALWSRRLLGEAITQAQYVLADRDELADLVVSGAAGLAQLAGFFDRLQHTHDERMRELGLA, from the coding sequence ATGAATTCGGTTCCCTCGGCCGACGCGGAAACGCAGCCGTGCACGCCACGGCTGTCCGCCGATCATCCCGGTGTCAACGAGCTGTTCGCGGCACTGGCCTACGGCGAGGTGGCCGCGTTCTACCGGCTCACCGACGAAGCCCGGATGGCGCCCGACCTGCGCGGCCGGATCTCGATGGCGGCGATGGCCGCCGCCGAGATGGGCCACTTTGAGCTCCTGCGCGAGGCCCTTGAGCGCCGCGGTGTCGATGTGGTCCCGGCGATGTCGAAATACGCTACCGCGCTGGACAATTACCACCGCCTCACGATGCCCAGCACCTGGTTGGAGGCGCTGGTCAAGACCTACATCGGCGATGCCATGGCCGCGGATTTCTACCTGCAGATCGCCGATGGGCTGCCCGACGAGGTGGCTGACGTGGTGCGCTCGGTCCTGGCCGAGACCAAGCACTCACAGTTCGTCGTCGACGAAGTGCGTGGCGCGGTCACGGCCAGCGCCAAGCAGCGCAGTCGGTTGGCGTTGTGGTCGCGCCGCCTGCTCGGCGAGGCGATCACCCAGGCCCAGTACGTGTTGGCCGACCGCGACGAACTCGCCGATCTGGTGGTGTCGGGTGCGGCCGGGCTGGCTCAGCTCGCCGGGTTCTTCGACCGCCTGCAGCACACCCACGACGAGCGTATGCGCGAGTTGGGCCTGGCCTGA
- a CDS encoding DEAD/DEAH box helicase: MTPLISTTVPTAPPTFAELGVRDEIVRALAENGIEHAFAIQELTLPLALAGDDLIGQARTGMGKTFGFGVPLLQRVSTSPDRPLTGAPRALVVVPTRELCIQVSGDLADAAKYLTAGDRPLSVQAIYGGRPYEPQIAALQAGADVVVGTPGRLLDLAQQGHLQLGGLSVLVLDEADEMLDLGFLPDIERILSRIPDDRQSMLFSATMPGPIITLARSFMNQPTHIRAEAPHSSAVHDATEQFVYRAHALDKAELVARILQARGRGATMIFTRTKRTAQKVADDLGERGFKVGAVHGDLNQVAREKALKAFRTGDVDVLVATDVAARGIDIDDVTHVINYQCPDDEKTYVHRIGRTGRAGKTGVAVTLVDWDELARWTLIDKALDLSCPDPAETYSSSPHLFTELDIPTDTSGSIGKTRRSPAKRPEGGDEERRETSADRQRAPRNSTRSRRRTRGGQTDADDGAAQAVESGETGPATSSDAGAPSAPRRRRRRRPNKPAAAAANGS, from the coding sequence ATGACCCCATTGATTTCCACCACTGTCCCCACCGCTCCCCCGACCTTCGCCGAACTAGGCGTTCGCGACGAGATCGTTCGCGCGTTGGCCGAGAACGGCATCGAGCACGCCTTCGCGATCCAGGAGCTGACGCTGCCCCTTGCGCTGGCCGGCGACGATCTGATCGGCCAGGCCCGCACCGGCATGGGTAAGACCTTCGGCTTCGGCGTCCCGCTGCTGCAGCGGGTCAGCACCAGCCCGGACCGGCCCCTGACCGGCGCACCCCGAGCGTTGGTTGTCGTTCCCACCCGCGAACTGTGCATCCAGGTCTCCGGCGACCTGGCCGATGCAGCCAAGTACCTGACCGCCGGGGACCGCCCGCTGTCGGTGCAGGCCATCTATGGCGGCCGTCCCTACGAGCCACAGATCGCGGCCCTGCAAGCCGGCGCCGACGTCGTGGTGGGCACCCCGGGCCGGCTGCTCGACCTGGCTCAACAGGGCCACCTGCAACTGGGCGGACTGTCCGTGCTGGTGCTCGATGAGGCCGATGAAATGCTGGACCTGGGCTTTCTGCCCGACATCGAACGCATCCTGTCCCGCATCCCCGACGATCGCCAATCGATGCTGTTCTCGGCGACCATGCCCGGACCGATCATCACCTTGGCCCGTAGCTTCATGAACCAGCCCACCCACATCCGGGCCGAGGCTCCGCATTCTTCAGCAGTGCACGACGCCACCGAGCAGTTCGTGTACCGCGCCCACGCGCTGGACAAGGCCGAACTGGTCGCCCGGATACTTCAGGCGCGGGGCCGCGGCGCCACGATGATCTTCACTCGGACCAAGCGGACCGCACAGAAAGTCGCCGACGACCTGGGCGAGCGCGGCTTCAAAGTGGGTGCGGTGCACGGGGACCTCAATCAGGTGGCCCGCGAGAAGGCACTCAAGGCGTTCCGCACCGGCGACGTCGACGTGCTGGTGGCCACCGATGTGGCCGCCCGCGGCATCGACATCGACGACGTCACCCACGTCATCAACTACCAGTGCCCCGACGACGAGAAGACCTACGTACACCGGATCGGCCGCACCGGCCGCGCCGGCAAGACCGGCGTCGCCGTCACCCTGGTCGACTGGGACGAACTGGCCCGCTGGACGCTGATCGACAAGGCACTCGATCTGAGCTGTCCCGACCCGGCGGAGACCTACTCCAGCTCGCCGCATCTGTTCACCGAACTGGATATCCCCACCGACACCAGCGGCTCGATCGGTAAGACCCGCCGGTCGCCGGCCAAGCGGCCCGAAGGCGGCGACGAAGAACGCCGCGAAACCTCGGCTGACCGGCAGCGTGCGCCCCGCAACTCGACTCGGTCGCGGCGACGCACCCGGGGCGGTCAGACCGACGCCGACGACGGCGCCGCGCAGGCCGTCGAATCGGGCGAGACGGGACCCGCCACCAGCTCTGACGCCGGTGCACCCAGTGCACCCCGGCGTCGTCGCCGGCGCCGCCCGAACAAGCCGGCGGCCGCTGCCGCGAACGGCAGCTGA
- a CDS encoding Rv3212 family protein, translated as MVRPERRTPGDLVAAAVIAVVIVVVGVAIWWTSDARATVSQAASDSATNPPSAVMVPAALAQAWTAASPATWAPVLVSGTVITGDGRRMSGRDPATGEERWSYSRDVDLCAVTWIYRYAVAVYPDARGCGQASAIVAATGLRGPARTSYADPTVRVTSEGSAVLSAGPTRLELWRSDLVRVLSYGEIDARVKPSARGRGQGCTLVSAAAASSAVSVLEACAGQTDLQLTLLRPGKEEDDPETQRIPQPGVAADSGARVLAVTDSDSGPNTAIYLPTPQPRVEVVDQTGSTIAKTLLPGNPSADSAALPVSRPTGLICWWTGDAVMVFDSGTLAYRYTIAASGAAVPLGPAARMADHLLIPVTDGVGVFDQATGAAERIIPVSRPPGVSTVFPAVSGPMVLEQRGDTVVALG; from the coding sequence GTGGTGCGACCCGAGCGCCGCACCCCCGGCGATCTGGTCGCGGCGGCGGTGATCGCGGTCGTGATCGTGGTCGTCGGGGTGGCCATCTGGTGGACCAGCGATGCCCGCGCCACGGTCAGCCAGGCTGCATCGGACTCAGCGACCAATCCCCCGTCGGCCGTGATGGTGCCTGCGGCACTGGCACAGGCATGGACCGCTGCGAGCCCGGCAACCTGGGCGCCGGTGCTGGTCTCGGGGACAGTGATCACCGGCGATGGCCGGCGAATGAGCGGACGCGACCCAGCTACCGGTGAGGAACGCTGGAGCTATTCCCGTGACGTCGACCTGTGCGCGGTGACCTGGATCTATCGCTACGCCGTCGCGGTGTATCCCGATGCCCGCGGCTGCGGCCAGGCCAGTGCGATCGTCGCCGCCACCGGGCTGCGCGGGCCGGCCCGCACCAGCTACGCCGACCCGACGGTGCGGGTCACCTCCGAGGGCAGCGCGGTGCTCTCCGCCGGTCCCACCCGCCTGGAATTGTGGCGTTCGGACCTGGTCCGGGTGCTCTCCTATGGCGAGATCGACGCCAGGGTGAAGCCCTCGGCGCGCGGCCGTGGCCAGGGCTGCACCCTGGTGTCGGCAGCGGCGGCCTCGTCGGCGGTCTCGGTCCTGGAAGCCTGCGCCGGCCAGACCGACCTACAGCTGACCCTGCTTCGTCCGGGCAAAGAGGAAGACGACCCGGAGACCCAGCGCATTCCCCAGCCCGGGGTGGCCGCCGACTCCGGCGCCCGGGTGCTCGCGGTGACCGACTCGGATTCGGGGCCCAACACAGCGATCTATCTGCCCACTCCGCAGCCCCGGGTCGAGGTTGTCGACCAGACGGGCAGCACGATCGCCAAGACCTTGCTGCCGGGCAATCCCAGCGCCGACAGTGCCGCGTTGCCGGTATCGCGACCCACCGGTCTGATCTGTTGGTGGACCGGCGACGCGGTCATGGTGTTCGACTCCGGGACCCTGGCCTACCGCTACACCATCGCAGCGTCGGGTGCCGCGGTGCCGCTGGGGCCGGCCGCCCGGATGGCCGATCACCTGCTGATCCCGGTCACCGACGGGGTCGGAGTCTTCGATCAAGCCACCGGCGCAGCCGAACGCATCATCCCGGTCAGCCGCCCTCCGGGGGTTTCCACGGTATTTCCGGCCGTGTCAGGTCCGATGGTGCTGGAACAGCGCGGCGACACCGTGGTGGCACTGGGCTGA
- a CDS encoding ParA family protein: MRILAVANQKGGVAKTTTVASLGAAMAELGRRVLLVDLDPQGCLTFSLGQDPDKLPVSVHEVLLGEVEPNAALVQTEEGMTLLPANIDLAGAEAMLLMRAGREYALQRALAKLEDQFDVAVIDCPPSLGVLTLNGLTAAGEVIVPLQCETLAHRGVGQFLRTVNDVQQITNPKLTLLGALPTLYDSRTTHSRDVLLDIADRYDLPVLAPPIPRTVRFAEASASGASVIAARKNKGAQAYRQLAEALLKYWKSGKKLPTFTPEV, from the coding sequence ATGCGGATCTTGGCGGTTGCCAACCAGAAAGGCGGCGTGGCCAAGACTACGACGGTGGCGTCGCTGGGCGCGGCGATGGCCGAGCTCGGTCGGCGGGTATTGCTGGTCGACCTCGACCCGCAGGGTTGTCTGACGTTCTCGCTGGGGCAGGACCCCGACAAGCTGCCGGTCTCGGTGCACGAAGTGCTGCTCGGTGAGGTGGAGCCGAACGCAGCGCTGGTCCAGACCGAGGAGGGAATGACCCTGCTGCCGGCCAACATCGACCTGGCCGGGGCCGAGGCGATGCTGCTGATGCGGGCCGGCCGGGAATACGCCCTGCAGCGTGCGCTGGCCAAATTGGAAGACCAGTTCGATGTCGCCGTCATCGACTGCCCGCCCTCCCTGGGCGTGTTGACCCTCAACGGACTTACCGCGGCCGGCGAGGTGATCGTGCCCCTGCAATGCGAGACGCTGGCGCATCGCGGCGTCGGCCAGTTCCTGCGTACGGTCAACGACGTTCAGCAGATCACCAATCCGAAGCTGACGTTGTTGGGTGCTTTGCCGACGCTGTATGACTCGCGCACCACCCACAGCCGTGATGTCTTGCTCGACATCGCCGACCGTTATGACCTGCCGGTGCTGGCCCCACCGATCCCGCGTACGGTGCGTTTCGCCGAGGCCAGCGCATCGGGCGCGTCGGTGATCGCCGCGCGTAAGAACAAGGGCGCGCAGGCGTATCGGCAGCTGGCCGAGGCATTACTCAAGTACTGGAAGAGCGGCAAAAAACTGCCGACCTTCACCCCCGAGGTCTGA
- a CDS encoding acid phosphatase produces MGIEEHRLLLLRHGETEWSQSGRHTGRTELELTEVGRRQAIAASAPLADLALQDPLVLCSPRRRAQVTAELAGLHVDETIEDLAEWDYGRYEGLTTAQIRAAESDWLIWTHGGAGGETVAQVSDRADRMVAVALRQLATRDVVFVSHGHFSRAVVTRWLEFPLAEGARFGMPVASLAVCGFEHGVRQLVALGLTGPKAAGR; encoded by the coding sequence GTGGGGATCGAGGAGCACCGACTTCTGCTGCTGCGCCACGGTGAAACCGAGTGGTCCCAAAGCGGTCGGCACACCGGACGCACCGAGCTGGAGTTGACCGAGGTGGGCCGGCGCCAGGCCATCGCGGCCAGCGCACCACTGGCCGATCTGGCACTGCAGGACCCACTGGTGCTCTGCAGCCCGCGACGACGCGCGCAGGTGACCGCAGAGCTTGCCGGGCTGCACGTCGATGAGACGATCGAAGACCTCGCCGAATGGGACTACGGCCGCTACGAAGGCCTGACCACCGCACAGATCCGCGCCGCCGAATCCGACTGGCTGATCTGGACGCACGGCGGTGCCGGCGGCGAGACAGTGGCGCAGGTCAGCGATCGCGCCGACAGGATGGTGGCGGTGGCGTTGCGGCAGTTGGCCACGCGTGACGTGGTGTTCGTCAGCCACGGCCACTTCTCCCGGGCGGTGGTCACCCGTTGGCTCGAGTTCCCGTTGGCCGAGGGAGCACGCTTTGGAATGCCGGTGGCCTCGTTAGCCGTCTGCGGTTTCGAGCACGGCGTGCGCCAGCTCGTCGCCCTCGGGTTGACCGGGCCGAAAGCCGCAGGACGGTGA